In the genome of Chryseobacterium phocaeense, the window GATACTTCCTCCGAAATACTTTTCAATCTCTGAAACCAGGATCACTTTCTGGGCTGTATTTACTTTTTCTGTAGCTTCGAGGATCTGGAAATTGAAATCTTCCTGTATCCCTGATTTAATAAGCGCTTTTACATCCTTAGGGAAACAGCTTCCGCCATATCCTATTCCCGGGAAGAGGAATCTGTGGCCGATCCGGTCATCACTACCCATTCCTAGTCTTACTTTATCTACATCGGCACCTACTTTTTCACAGTAATTGGCAATTTCATTCATAAAGGTGATCTTCACGGCCAGGAATGAATTCGCTGCATATTTTGTAAGTTCTGATGATTTTTCATCCATGAAGATGATGGGAATTCCCGTATTGGTAAATGGCTGGTAAATTTTAGCCATAATATTCTGGGCTTTTTCTGAGCTGGCTCCTACCACCACTCTGGAAGGGTTCATGGAATCTTCCACGGCAAAACCTTCTCTTAAGAATTCAGGATTGGAAACTACATCAAACGGGATATCTGTTTTAGAGGCAATAACCTCTCTTACTTTATCAGCAGTTCCTACGGGAACGGTACTTTTATTGACAATGACTTTGTATTCCGTCATCATTTCCCCAATGTTATTGGCAACCTGGATCACGTACGAAAGATCTGCCGAGCCGTCTTCTCCCGGAGGAGTAGGCAGGGCCAGATAAATTACTTCGCTTTTGTCCAGAGCTTCTTTAAGATTGGTGGTAAAAAATAATCTTTCAGATTGAATGTTTCTCAAAAACATTTCTTCAAGGTTCGGCTCATAGATGGGAACTACGCCGTTTTTCATACCTTCTAC includes:
- a CDS encoding UDP-glucose dehydrogenase family protein encodes the protein MNITIVGTGYVGLVTGTTLAELGNSVYCVDIDEKKVEGMKNGVVPIYEPNLEEMFLRNIQSERLFFTTNLKEALDKSEVIYLALPTPPGEDGSADLSYVIQVANNIGEMMTEYKVIVNKSTVPVGTADKVREVIASKTDIPFDVVSNPEFLREGFAVEDSMNPSRVVVGASSEKAQNIMAKIYQPFTNTGIPIIFMDEKSSELTKYAANSFLAVKITFMNEIANYCEKVGADVDKVRLGMGSDDRIGHRFLFPGIGYGGSCFPKDVKALIKSGIQEDFNFQILEATEKVNTAQKVILVSEIEKYFGGSIQGKKIAMWGLAFKANTDDIREASSLDNIALLLEKGAEIAAYDAVAESNVQKLLGDKIQYAKGMYDALEDADALFIATEWPEFKNPNFELMAKKMKNKVIFDGRNMYPLEIPEQNGFHYKSIGRKTIEN